CGCGAGTGCTATCACTGCAATGTAAACCACCCCCAGTACATCAAAGCCAACTTTGACCACTATAACGCCGATAATGCCATCCCACGCGTGGTTGAGCACCTGAAAAGGGTTACCACCCGCCTTGAATTCAAGCTGGCCGCCCAGGGCATGTCTCTTCGGGAGGAGACAGGGATGACTGAGTTCCCTGACCCCGAGCGTGGAATCTGGTATGCTGCCAACCGCACGCCATTAGTGGAAGGCTACGTCAGCGAATCGATGGATGGCAAGCAGGTTGCGCCCCTGATGGGTGATTACACCGATCCGGAGGTAGGCACCCTGCGCATCCGCTCCTTGCCGAATTTCTGGATTCACGCCAGCTGTGACCATAGCGTGGCGGTGCGCCTCACCCCGCGCGGCCTTGCCAATACCGATATCCGCATGATCTGGCTGGTGGACGGAAAAGCTCAGGAAGGCAAGGATTACGAGCTGGATAAACTATTGCCCTTCTGGTTATTAACTGCTCAGCAGGATTGGCACATCTGCACCAACCAGCAGGCGGGCGTCAACTCGCATGCCTATTCGCCTGGACCGCTCTCGAAGTATAAAGAGTACAACCTCGACCGGTTTCTCCGCTGGTATCTTCAGGAGATGAGGAATCACATCGAGAAATGAGTGAGCAAAAGCCCGTTTACGTCGGTTTTGGTATGCTTACCCCGGTGGCTATCATGGTGGTGGAGCAGCTGCCAGCACACAATTGCGGGGCGCTGGTCAAAGAGGTCAGCGAGTTCGTCTTTGATGATGCTGCCATTGTGGCCTGCCTGCTGCGCCAGTGGGATCTGCCGACCGCCATGATTGGGACCACCGTCGGCGACGACCCGCGTGGTCACCTGCTGGCGAAGCAACTCCATGACTGGGGCGTAAGCGGGGAAGTGCGTTTCTCCACCGAGATCAGCACCCCATGGGAAGTGGATGTCTCGGATGAGACTGGGGCACGAACCTACTTCTGGCAGCGGCCTGAAAAAGTACTGGATACACTGGATAGCGCAGACCTGTCGTTGATCGAAGGGGCGCGCATGCTGTATGTGGACTGGTACGATGGAGAGCACATCGTGCGCGCTATGGATGAAGCCAGACGGGTAAACGTGCCGGTGTTTTTAAATTTTGAGTACGGCCATTTTGACCTTGATCTTCTGAAGCGCTACGCGGGGCGAGCTACGATCTGCCAGGCGGTGACCGATGAAGCCCAACACGGCAACGTGCCTGCCATGGAAATTGCCCACAAGCTGCTGGCAGCCGGCGTGCAGACGGTGCTGATCACCATGGCCGAGGAAGGCTGCCTGGGCGTTCAGGGGGAGCAGGCGGCACGCATTTATGCCCCCAAGATGCATGTGGTGGATGGCTGCGGGGCCGGAGCGACTTTCTCTGCTGGGTATATTTTTGGTTATTTACGGGGGTGGAGCCTGTTGGAGTCTTTGCGCTTTGCCACCGCAGCTGCCTCCCTGAAAGTCACTCGCCCTGGGCTGAAGATGTTCCCCGTAGCACAAATTCAAGAATTGGCTGCCCAGCTGCGCGCCGAGCAGACGGTACCCACTGACGATGCACCCAAAAGGAGCGACGATTGATCAATTTTGCCACCCTACTTACCCCGGAACAAGTTAAGCGTACCCACACCGCCTCACTGGAGATCCTTGAGAATGTTGGTCTGCTGGTGCGGAACGAGGAGGCGCGCGCAATCTTCAAACGCTGCGGCTGCCAGGTGGATGGGGAGAGCCAAATCGTGCGCTTCTCACCGGCAGTGGTTGAGAAGTTTGTGCGTATGCTGCCACCTACCTTCACTTTTTACGGCCGCGATCCGCAGTTTGACCGCACTTTGCCTCAAGACGGACCGGTGATTGTCACCGGTAGCTCAGCACCCGAA
This window of the Anaerolineales bacterium genome carries:
- a CDS encoding carbohydrate kinase family protein; the encoded protein is MSEQKPVYVGFGMLTPVAIMVVEQLPAHNCGALVKEVSEFVFDDAAIVACLLRQWDLPTAMIGTTVGDDPRGHLLAKQLHDWGVSGEVRFSTEISTPWEVDVSDETGARTYFWQRPEKVLDTLDSADLSLIEGARMLYVDWYDGEHIVRAMDEARRVNVPVFLNFEYGHFDLDLLKRYAGRATICQAVTDEAQHGNVPAMEIAHKLLAAGVQTVLITMAEEGCLGVQGEQAARIYAPKMHVVDGCGAGATFSAGYIFGYLRGWSLLESLRFATAAASLKVTRPGLKMFPVAQIQELAAQLRAEQTVPTDDAPKRSDD